In Panthera leo isolate Ple1 chromosome B3, P.leo_Ple1_pat1.1, whole genome shotgun sequence, a single genomic region encodes these proteins:
- the KHNYN gene encoding protein KHNYN isoform X2, producing MDPGLGGQAAMPTWGPGSPSPDRFAVSAEAEDKVREQQPYVERIFSVGMSVLPKDCPENPHIWLQLEGPKENASRAKEFLKGLCSPELQNEIHYPPKLHCIFLGAQGFFLDCLVWSTSAHLVPGLPGSLMVSGLTEAFVMAQSRVEELVERLSWDFQPGRSPRVSQCAGVLRDFSALLQPYGDAHREALLQLPLAVQEELLSLVQEASRGQGPHAIPPWVGGSPGPLGAQYQGVRALSSEGRESLHTGPTRWQESQGERHVMEKEGGKQGGPREMDLGWKELPGQEAWEKEGAFRSQPGGGEAGQVGPLTGKGLGKEGVPQDRERFCVQSEPPGAQGPYPRAAQPRGASLLQRLHNGKASPPRVPSPPPAPEPPWHCGDRGDRGDKQQVVARGRGSPWKRGTRGGNLVTGTQRFQEALQDPFTLCLANVPGQPDLRHIVIDGSNVAMVHGLQHYFSSRGIAIAVQYFWDRGHRDITVFVPQWRFSKDAKVREGHFLQKLYSLSLLSLTPSRVMDGKRISSYDDRFMVKLAEETDGVIVSNDQFRDLAEESEKWMAIIRERLLPFTFVGNLFMVPDDPLGRNGPTLDEFLKKPVRAQGSSKAQHPSMAFTEHGHQQQGREEEEKGGGGIRKTRETERLRRQLLEVFWGQDHKVDFILQREPYCRDINQLSEALLSLNF from the exons ATGGACCCAG ggCTGGGTGGCCAAGCAGCCATGCCCACCTGGGGGCCTGGCTCCCCGTCCCCTGACCGCTTTGCCGTGTCTGCGGAGGCTGAGGACAAGGTGCGGGAGCAGCAACCCTACGTGGAGCGCATCTTCAGCGTGGGGATGAGTGTCCTCCCAAAGGACTGTCCTGAAAACCCTCACATCTGGCTGCAGCTGGAGGGCCCCAAGGAGAACGCCAGCAGAGCCAAG GAGTTCCTGAAGGGTCTCTGCAGCCCAGAGTTGCAGAATGAAATCCACTACCCACCCAAACTACACTGCATCTTCCTGGGAGCCCAGGGCTTCTTCCTTGATTGTCTGGTCTGGAGCACATCAGCCCACCTGGTGCCTGGGCTGCCCGGCTCGCTAATGGTCAGTGGCCTGACTGAGGCCTTCGTCATGGCTCAGAGCAGAGTGGAGGAGCTGGTGGAGCGGCTGAGCTGGGACTTTCAGCCAGGGCGATCCCCCAGAGTCTCTCAGTGTGCCGGAGTGCTGAGAGACTTCTCCGCCCTGCTGCAGCCCTATGGGGATGCCCACAGAGAGGCCCTGCTACAGCTGCCCCTGGCTGTCCAGGAGGAACTGTTGAGTCTGGTGCAGGAGGCATCCAGAGGGCAGGGGCCCCATGCAATACccccctgggtgggggggagcccGGGCCCACTGGGTGCTCAGTACCAGGGAGTCAGAGCTCTCTCGAGTGAAGGCAGGGAGTCCCTGCACACTGGACCTACAAGGTGGCAAGAGTCACAGGGAGAGAGACATGttatggagaaggagggagggaagcagggtggTCCCAGGGAGATGGATTTGGGGTGGAAGGAGCTGCCTGGGCAAGAGGCCTGGGAGAAAGAAGGGGCCTTCAGATCACagccaggaggaggagaggcagggcagGTAGGGCCCCTGACAGGAAagggcctggggaaggagggggtgccTCAGGACAGAGAACGGTTCTGTGTCCAGAGTGAGCCTCCTGGTGCCCAGGGTCCCTATCCGAGGGCAGCTCAGCCCCGGGGAGCCTCCCTCCTCCAGCGGTTACACAATGGGAAGGCCTCACCTCCAAGGGTGCCTAGCCCTCCACCTGCACCCGAACCCCCGTGGCACTGCGGAGACCGAGGAGACAGGGGAGACAAGCAGCAGGTCGTGGCTCGAGGCCGTGGGTCTCCGTGGAAACGAGGTACCCGCGGGGGCAACTTGGTGACTGGCACGCAGCGTTTCCAGGAGGCCCTGCAGGACCCTTTCACCCTGTGCCTTGCCAATGTGCCTGGCCAGCCAGACCTCCGTCACATTGTCATTGATGGCAGCAATGTGGCCATGGT GCATGGCCTCCAACACTACTTCTCCAGCCGGGGCATTGCCATTGCTGTGCAGTACTTCTGGGACCGGGGCCACCGTGACATAACTGTCTTTGTGCCTCAGTGGCGCTTCAGTAAGGATGCCAAGGTCAGAG AGGGCCACTTCCTGCAAAAGCTATACTCCCtcagcctgctctctctcactccctcccgaGTCATGGATGGCAAGAGGATCTCCTCCTACGATGATAG GTTCATGGTGAAGCTGGCTGAAGAGACCGACGGGGTCATTGTCTCCAATGACCAGTTCCGGGACCTGGCGGAGGAGTCTGAGAAGTGGATGGCGATCATCAGGGAGCG CCTACTGCCCTTCACCTTTGTGGGAAACCTCTTCATGGTTCCTGATGATCCATTGGGGCGAAACGGCCCCACACTGGATGAGTTCCTGAAGAAGCCAGTCAG GGCTCAGGGGTCTTCTAAGGCTCAGCATCCTTCCATGGCCTTCACAGAACACGGTCATCAgcagcaggggagagaagaggaggaaaaaggcgGTGGTGGCATTCGGAAGACTCGGGAGACAGAGCGGCTCCGGCGCCAGCTGCTGGAGGTGTTTTGGGGCCAGGATCACAAGGTGGACTTCATCCTGCAGCGGGAGCCATACTGCCGGGACATCAACCAGCTCTCGGAGGCCCTATTGAGCCTCAACTTTTGA
- the KHNYN gene encoding protein KHNYN isoform X5: MFGGSEIRDWWMQVAALTRRGTRLLLNQTGGSRDENGLGGQAAMPTWGPGSPSPDRFAVSAEAEDKVREQQPYVERIFSVGMSVLPKDCPENPHIWLQLEGPKENASRAKEFLKGLCSPELQNEIHYPPKLHCIFLGAQGFFLDCLVWSTSAHLVPGLPGSLMVSGLTEAFVMAQSRVEELVERLSWDFQPGRSPRVSQCAGVLRDFSALLQPYGDAHREALLQLPLAVQEELLSLVQEASRGQGPHAIPPWVGGSPGPLGAQYQGVRALSSEGRESLHTGPTRWQESQGERHVMEKEGGKQGGPREMDLGWKELPGQEAWEKEGAFRSQPGGGEAGQVGPLTGKGLGKEGVPQDRERFCVQSEPPGAQGPYPRAAQPRGASLLQRLHNGKASPPRVPSPPPAPEPPWHCGDRGDRGDKQQVVARGRGSPWKRGTRGGNLVTGTQRFQEALQDPFTLCLANVPGQPDLRHIVIDGSNVAMVHGLQHYFSSRGIAIAVQYFWDRGHRDITVFVPQWRFSKDAKVREGHFLQKLYSLSLLSLTPSRVMDGKRISSYDDSPNFQTCRENPLEVPV, translated from the exons ggCTGGGTGGCCAAGCAGCCATGCCCACCTGGGGGCCTGGCTCCCCGTCCCCTGACCGCTTTGCCGTGTCTGCGGAGGCTGAGGACAAGGTGCGGGAGCAGCAACCCTACGTGGAGCGCATCTTCAGCGTGGGGATGAGTGTCCTCCCAAAGGACTGTCCTGAAAACCCTCACATCTGGCTGCAGCTGGAGGGCCCCAAGGAGAACGCCAGCAGAGCCAAG GAGTTCCTGAAGGGTCTCTGCAGCCCAGAGTTGCAGAATGAAATCCACTACCCACCCAAACTACACTGCATCTTCCTGGGAGCCCAGGGCTTCTTCCTTGATTGTCTGGTCTGGAGCACATCAGCCCACCTGGTGCCTGGGCTGCCCGGCTCGCTAATGGTCAGTGGCCTGACTGAGGCCTTCGTCATGGCTCAGAGCAGAGTGGAGGAGCTGGTGGAGCGGCTGAGCTGGGACTTTCAGCCAGGGCGATCCCCCAGAGTCTCTCAGTGTGCCGGAGTGCTGAGAGACTTCTCCGCCCTGCTGCAGCCCTATGGGGATGCCCACAGAGAGGCCCTGCTACAGCTGCCCCTGGCTGTCCAGGAGGAACTGTTGAGTCTGGTGCAGGAGGCATCCAGAGGGCAGGGGCCCCATGCAATACccccctgggtgggggggagcccGGGCCCACTGGGTGCTCAGTACCAGGGAGTCAGAGCTCTCTCGAGTGAAGGCAGGGAGTCCCTGCACACTGGACCTACAAGGTGGCAAGAGTCACAGGGAGAGAGACATGttatggagaaggagggagggaagcagggtggTCCCAGGGAGATGGATTTGGGGTGGAAGGAGCTGCCTGGGCAAGAGGCCTGGGAGAAAGAAGGGGCCTTCAGATCACagccaggaggaggagaggcagggcagGTAGGGCCCCTGACAGGAAagggcctggggaaggagggggtgccTCAGGACAGAGAACGGTTCTGTGTCCAGAGTGAGCCTCCTGGTGCCCAGGGTCCCTATCCGAGGGCAGCTCAGCCCCGGGGAGCCTCCCTCCTCCAGCGGTTACACAATGGGAAGGCCTCACCTCCAAGGGTGCCTAGCCCTCCACCTGCACCCGAACCCCCGTGGCACTGCGGAGACCGAGGAGACAGGGGAGACAAGCAGCAGGTCGTGGCTCGAGGCCGTGGGTCTCCGTGGAAACGAGGTACCCGCGGGGGCAACTTGGTGACTGGCACGCAGCGTTTCCAGGAGGCCCTGCAGGACCCTTTCACCCTGTGCCTTGCCAATGTGCCTGGCCAGCCAGACCTCCGTCACATTGTCATTGATGGCAGCAATGTGGCCATGGT GCATGGCCTCCAACACTACTTCTCCAGCCGGGGCATTGCCATTGCTGTGCAGTACTTCTGGGACCGGGGCCACCGTGACATAACTGTCTTTGTGCCTCAGTGGCGCTTCAGTAAGGATGCCAAGGTCAGAG AGGGCCACTTCCTGCAAAAGCTATACTCCCtcagcctgctctctctcactccctcccgaGTCATGGATGGCAAGAGGATCTCCTCCTACGATGATAG CCCAAATTTCCAAACATGTAGAGAAAACCCCCTGGAAGTACCGGTGTAG
- the KHNYN gene encoding protein KHNYN isoform X6 — MFGGSEIRDWWMQVAALTRRGTRLLLNQTGGSRDENGLGGQAAMPTWGPGSPSPDRFAVSAEAEDKVREQQPYVERIFSVGMSVLPKDCPENPHIWLQLEGPKENASRAKEFLKGLCSPELQNEIHYPPKLHCIFLGAQGFFLDCLVWSTSAHLVPGLPGSLMVSGLTEAFVMAQSRVEELVERLSWDFQPGRSPRVSQCAGVLRDFSALLQPYGDAHREALLQLPLAVQEELLSLVQEASRGQGPHAIPPWVGGSPGPLGAQYQGVRALSSEGRESLHTGPTRWQESQGERHVMEKEGGKQGGPREMDLGWKELPGQEAWEKEGAFRSQPGGGEAGQVGPLTGKGLGKEGVPQDRERFCVQSEPPGAQGPYPRAAQPRGASLLQRLHNGKASPPRVPSPPPAPEPPWHCGDRGDRGDKQQVVARGRGSPWKRGTRGGNLVTGTQRFQEALQDPFTLCLANVPGQPDLRHIVIDGSNVAMVHGLQHYFSSRGIAIAVQYFWDRGHRDITVFVPQWRFSKDAKVREGHFLQKLYSLSLLSLTPSRVMDGKRISSYDDRENPLEVPV; from the exons ggCTGGGTGGCCAAGCAGCCATGCCCACCTGGGGGCCTGGCTCCCCGTCCCCTGACCGCTTTGCCGTGTCTGCGGAGGCTGAGGACAAGGTGCGGGAGCAGCAACCCTACGTGGAGCGCATCTTCAGCGTGGGGATGAGTGTCCTCCCAAAGGACTGTCCTGAAAACCCTCACATCTGGCTGCAGCTGGAGGGCCCCAAGGAGAACGCCAGCAGAGCCAAG GAGTTCCTGAAGGGTCTCTGCAGCCCAGAGTTGCAGAATGAAATCCACTACCCACCCAAACTACACTGCATCTTCCTGGGAGCCCAGGGCTTCTTCCTTGATTGTCTGGTCTGGAGCACATCAGCCCACCTGGTGCCTGGGCTGCCCGGCTCGCTAATGGTCAGTGGCCTGACTGAGGCCTTCGTCATGGCTCAGAGCAGAGTGGAGGAGCTGGTGGAGCGGCTGAGCTGGGACTTTCAGCCAGGGCGATCCCCCAGAGTCTCTCAGTGTGCCGGAGTGCTGAGAGACTTCTCCGCCCTGCTGCAGCCCTATGGGGATGCCCACAGAGAGGCCCTGCTACAGCTGCCCCTGGCTGTCCAGGAGGAACTGTTGAGTCTGGTGCAGGAGGCATCCAGAGGGCAGGGGCCCCATGCAATACccccctgggtgggggggagcccGGGCCCACTGGGTGCTCAGTACCAGGGAGTCAGAGCTCTCTCGAGTGAAGGCAGGGAGTCCCTGCACACTGGACCTACAAGGTGGCAAGAGTCACAGGGAGAGAGACATGttatggagaaggagggagggaagcagggtggTCCCAGGGAGATGGATTTGGGGTGGAAGGAGCTGCCTGGGCAAGAGGCCTGGGAGAAAGAAGGGGCCTTCAGATCACagccaggaggaggagaggcagggcagGTAGGGCCCCTGACAGGAAagggcctggggaaggagggggtgccTCAGGACAGAGAACGGTTCTGTGTCCAGAGTGAGCCTCCTGGTGCCCAGGGTCCCTATCCGAGGGCAGCTCAGCCCCGGGGAGCCTCCCTCCTCCAGCGGTTACACAATGGGAAGGCCTCACCTCCAAGGGTGCCTAGCCCTCCACCTGCACCCGAACCCCCGTGGCACTGCGGAGACCGAGGAGACAGGGGAGACAAGCAGCAGGTCGTGGCTCGAGGCCGTGGGTCTCCGTGGAAACGAGGTACCCGCGGGGGCAACTTGGTGACTGGCACGCAGCGTTTCCAGGAGGCCCTGCAGGACCCTTTCACCCTGTGCCTTGCCAATGTGCCTGGCCAGCCAGACCTCCGTCACATTGTCATTGATGGCAGCAATGTGGCCATGGT GCATGGCCTCCAACACTACTTCTCCAGCCGGGGCATTGCCATTGCTGTGCAGTACTTCTGGGACCGGGGCCACCGTGACATAACTGTCTTTGTGCCTCAGTGGCGCTTCAGTAAGGATGCCAAGGTCAGAG AGGGCCACTTCCTGCAAAAGCTATACTCCCtcagcctgctctctctcactccctcccgaGTCATGGATGGCAAGAGGATCTCCTCCTACGATGATAG AGAAAACCCCCTGGAAGTACCGGTGTAG
- the KHNYN gene encoding protein KHNYN isoform X3, giving the protein MFGGSEIRDWWMQVAALTRRGTRLLLNQTGGSRDENGLGGQAAMPTWGPGSPSPDRFAVSAEAEDKVREQQPYVERIFSVGMSVLPKDCPENPHIWLQLEGPKENASRAKEFLKGLCSPELQNEIHYPPKLHCIFLGAQGFFLDCLVWSTSAHLVPGLPGSLMVSGLTEAFVMAQSRVEELVERLSWDFQPGRSPRVSQCAGVLRDFSALLQPYGDAHREALLQLPLAVQEELLSLVQEASRGQGPHAIPPWVGGSPGPLGAQYQGVRALSSEGRESLHTGPTRWQESQGERHVMEKEGGKQGGPREMDLGWKELPGQEAWEKEGAFRSQPGGGEAGQVGPLTGKGLGKEGVPQDRERFCVQSEPPGAQGPYPRAAQPRGASLLQRLHNGKASPPRVPSPPPAPEPPWHCGDRGDRGDKQQVVARGRGSPWKRGTRGGNLVTGTQRFQEALQDPFTLCLANVPGQPDLRHIVIDGSNVAMVHGLQHYFSSRGIAIAVQYFWDRGHRDITVFVPQWRFSKDAKVREGHFLQKLYSLSLLSLTPSRVMDGKRISSYDDSLLPFTFVGNLFMVPDDPLGRNGPTLDEFLKKPVRAQGSSKAQHPSMAFTEHGHQQQGREEEEKGGGGIRKTRETERLRRQLLEVFWGQDHKVDFILQREPYCRDINQLSEALLSLNF; this is encoded by the exons ggCTGGGTGGCCAAGCAGCCATGCCCACCTGGGGGCCTGGCTCCCCGTCCCCTGACCGCTTTGCCGTGTCTGCGGAGGCTGAGGACAAGGTGCGGGAGCAGCAACCCTACGTGGAGCGCATCTTCAGCGTGGGGATGAGTGTCCTCCCAAAGGACTGTCCTGAAAACCCTCACATCTGGCTGCAGCTGGAGGGCCCCAAGGAGAACGCCAGCAGAGCCAAG GAGTTCCTGAAGGGTCTCTGCAGCCCAGAGTTGCAGAATGAAATCCACTACCCACCCAAACTACACTGCATCTTCCTGGGAGCCCAGGGCTTCTTCCTTGATTGTCTGGTCTGGAGCACATCAGCCCACCTGGTGCCTGGGCTGCCCGGCTCGCTAATGGTCAGTGGCCTGACTGAGGCCTTCGTCATGGCTCAGAGCAGAGTGGAGGAGCTGGTGGAGCGGCTGAGCTGGGACTTTCAGCCAGGGCGATCCCCCAGAGTCTCTCAGTGTGCCGGAGTGCTGAGAGACTTCTCCGCCCTGCTGCAGCCCTATGGGGATGCCCACAGAGAGGCCCTGCTACAGCTGCCCCTGGCTGTCCAGGAGGAACTGTTGAGTCTGGTGCAGGAGGCATCCAGAGGGCAGGGGCCCCATGCAATACccccctgggtgggggggagcccGGGCCCACTGGGTGCTCAGTACCAGGGAGTCAGAGCTCTCTCGAGTGAAGGCAGGGAGTCCCTGCACACTGGACCTACAAGGTGGCAAGAGTCACAGGGAGAGAGACATGttatggagaaggagggagggaagcagggtggTCCCAGGGAGATGGATTTGGGGTGGAAGGAGCTGCCTGGGCAAGAGGCCTGGGAGAAAGAAGGGGCCTTCAGATCACagccaggaggaggagaggcagggcagGTAGGGCCCCTGACAGGAAagggcctggggaaggagggggtgccTCAGGACAGAGAACGGTTCTGTGTCCAGAGTGAGCCTCCTGGTGCCCAGGGTCCCTATCCGAGGGCAGCTCAGCCCCGGGGAGCCTCCCTCCTCCAGCGGTTACACAATGGGAAGGCCTCACCTCCAAGGGTGCCTAGCCCTCCACCTGCACCCGAACCCCCGTGGCACTGCGGAGACCGAGGAGACAGGGGAGACAAGCAGCAGGTCGTGGCTCGAGGCCGTGGGTCTCCGTGGAAACGAGGTACCCGCGGGGGCAACTTGGTGACTGGCACGCAGCGTTTCCAGGAGGCCCTGCAGGACCCTTTCACCCTGTGCCTTGCCAATGTGCCTGGCCAGCCAGACCTCCGTCACATTGTCATTGATGGCAGCAATGTGGCCATGGT GCATGGCCTCCAACACTACTTCTCCAGCCGGGGCATTGCCATTGCTGTGCAGTACTTCTGGGACCGGGGCCACCGTGACATAACTGTCTTTGTGCCTCAGTGGCGCTTCAGTAAGGATGCCAAGGTCAGAG AGGGCCACTTCCTGCAAAAGCTATACTCCCtcagcctgctctctctcactccctcccgaGTCATGGATGGCAAGAGGATCTCCTCCTACGATGATAG CCTACTGCCCTTCACCTTTGTGGGAAACCTCTTCATGGTTCCTGATGATCCATTGGGGCGAAACGGCCCCACACTGGATGAGTTCCTGAAGAAGCCAGTCAG GGCTCAGGGGTCTTCTAAGGCTCAGCATCCTTCCATGGCCTTCACAGAACACGGTCATCAgcagcaggggagagaagaggaggaaaaaggcgGTGGTGGCATTCGGAAGACTCGGGAGACAGAGCGGCTCCGGCGCCAGCTGCTGGAGGTGTTTTGGGGCCAGGATCACAAGGTGGACTTCATCCTGCAGCGGGAGCCATACTGCCGGGACATCAACCAGCTCTCGGAGGCCCTATTGAGCCTCAACTTTTGA
- the KHNYN gene encoding protein KHNYN isoform X1, which produces MFGGSEIRDWWMQVAALTRRGTRLLLNQTGGSRDENGLGGQAAMPTWGPGSPSPDRFAVSAEAEDKVREQQPYVERIFSVGMSVLPKDCPENPHIWLQLEGPKENASRAKEFLKGLCSPELQNEIHYPPKLHCIFLGAQGFFLDCLVWSTSAHLVPGLPGSLMVSGLTEAFVMAQSRVEELVERLSWDFQPGRSPRVSQCAGVLRDFSALLQPYGDAHREALLQLPLAVQEELLSLVQEASRGQGPHAIPPWVGGSPGPLGAQYQGVRALSSEGRESLHTGPTRWQESQGERHVMEKEGGKQGGPREMDLGWKELPGQEAWEKEGAFRSQPGGGEAGQVGPLTGKGLGKEGVPQDRERFCVQSEPPGAQGPYPRAAQPRGASLLQRLHNGKASPPRVPSPPPAPEPPWHCGDRGDRGDKQQVVARGRGSPWKRGTRGGNLVTGTQRFQEALQDPFTLCLANVPGQPDLRHIVIDGSNVAMVHGLQHYFSSRGIAIAVQYFWDRGHRDITVFVPQWRFSKDAKVREGHFLQKLYSLSLLSLTPSRVMDGKRISSYDDRFMVKLAEETDGVIVSNDQFRDLAEESEKWMAIIRERLLPFTFVGNLFMVPDDPLGRNGPTLDEFLKKPVRAQGSSKAQHPSMAFTEHGHQQQGREEEEKGGGGIRKTRETERLRRQLLEVFWGQDHKVDFILQREPYCRDINQLSEALLSLNF; this is translated from the exons ggCTGGGTGGCCAAGCAGCCATGCCCACCTGGGGGCCTGGCTCCCCGTCCCCTGACCGCTTTGCCGTGTCTGCGGAGGCTGAGGACAAGGTGCGGGAGCAGCAACCCTACGTGGAGCGCATCTTCAGCGTGGGGATGAGTGTCCTCCCAAAGGACTGTCCTGAAAACCCTCACATCTGGCTGCAGCTGGAGGGCCCCAAGGAGAACGCCAGCAGAGCCAAG GAGTTCCTGAAGGGTCTCTGCAGCCCAGAGTTGCAGAATGAAATCCACTACCCACCCAAACTACACTGCATCTTCCTGGGAGCCCAGGGCTTCTTCCTTGATTGTCTGGTCTGGAGCACATCAGCCCACCTGGTGCCTGGGCTGCCCGGCTCGCTAATGGTCAGTGGCCTGACTGAGGCCTTCGTCATGGCTCAGAGCAGAGTGGAGGAGCTGGTGGAGCGGCTGAGCTGGGACTTTCAGCCAGGGCGATCCCCCAGAGTCTCTCAGTGTGCCGGAGTGCTGAGAGACTTCTCCGCCCTGCTGCAGCCCTATGGGGATGCCCACAGAGAGGCCCTGCTACAGCTGCCCCTGGCTGTCCAGGAGGAACTGTTGAGTCTGGTGCAGGAGGCATCCAGAGGGCAGGGGCCCCATGCAATACccccctgggtgggggggagcccGGGCCCACTGGGTGCTCAGTACCAGGGAGTCAGAGCTCTCTCGAGTGAAGGCAGGGAGTCCCTGCACACTGGACCTACAAGGTGGCAAGAGTCACAGGGAGAGAGACATGttatggagaaggagggagggaagcagggtggTCCCAGGGAGATGGATTTGGGGTGGAAGGAGCTGCCTGGGCAAGAGGCCTGGGAGAAAGAAGGGGCCTTCAGATCACagccaggaggaggagaggcagggcagGTAGGGCCCCTGACAGGAAagggcctggggaaggagggggtgccTCAGGACAGAGAACGGTTCTGTGTCCAGAGTGAGCCTCCTGGTGCCCAGGGTCCCTATCCGAGGGCAGCTCAGCCCCGGGGAGCCTCCCTCCTCCAGCGGTTACACAATGGGAAGGCCTCACCTCCAAGGGTGCCTAGCCCTCCACCTGCACCCGAACCCCCGTGGCACTGCGGAGACCGAGGAGACAGGGGAGACAAGCAGCAGGTCGTGGCTCGAGGCCGTGGGTCTCCGTGGAAACGAGGTACCCGCGGGGGCAACTTGGTGACTGGCACGCAGCGTTTCCAGGAGGCCCTGCAGGACCCTTTCACCCTGTGCCTTGCCAATGTGCCTGGCCAGCCAGACCTCCGTCACATTGTCATTGATGGCAGCAATGTGGCCATGGT GCATGGCCTCCAACACTACTTCTCCAGCCGGGGCATTGCCATTGCTGTGCAGTACTTCTGGGACCGGGGCCACCGTGACATAACTGTCTTTGTGCCTCAGTGGCGCTTCAGTAAGGATGCCAAGGTCAGAG AGGGCCACTTCCTGCAAAAGCTATACTCCCtcagcctgctctctctcactccctcccgaGTCATGGATGGCAAGAGGATCTCCTCCTACGATGATAG GTTCATGGTGAAGCTGGCTGAAGAGACCGACGGGGTCATTGTCTCCAATGACCAGTTCCGGGACCTGGCGGAGGAGTCTGAGAAGTGGATGGCGATCATCAGGGAGCG CCTACTGCCCTTCACCTTTGTGGGAAACCTCTTCATGGTTCCTGATGATCCATTGGGGCGAAACGGCCCCACACTGGATGAGTTCCTGAAGAAGCCAGTCAG GGCTCAGGGGTCTTCTAAGGCTCAGCATCCTTCCATGGCCTTCACAGAACACGGTCATCAgcagcaggggagagaagaggaggaaaaaggcgGTGGTGGCATTCGGAAGACTCGGGAGACAGAGCGGCTCCGGCGCCAGCTGCTGGAGGTGTTTTGGGGCCAGGATCACAAGGTGGACTTCATCCTGCAGCGGGAGCCATACTGCCGGGACATCAACCAGCTCTCGGAGGCCCTATTGAGCCTCAACTTTTGA